From the genome of Nocardia sp. NBC_01503, one region includes:
- a CDS encoding PadR family transcriptional regulator: protein MSLRYALLGLVAEEPSSGYDLLRRFKISLGQVWPATQSQIYTELAKLAEAELIKVSDEGARGRKEYSITEDGLTQLQHWLTETMPKRVPRNEMLLRVFFLGRVSRAQARDYLTAIDELYEAAARDLHALSDSVDWDDTDLSVYGRIAMEWGERFAAMNREWARWALEQIPERRA, encoded by the coding sequence ATGAGTCTTCGGTACGCACTTCTGGGCCTGGTGGCCGAGGAGCCGTCCAGCGGCTATGACCTGCTGCGACGGTTCAAGATCTCACTCGGTCAGGTCTGGCCGGCCACGCAGAGTCAGATCTATACCGAACTCGCCAAGCTCGCCGAGGCCGAGCTCATCAAGGTCTCGGATGAGGGTGCGCGCGGGCGCAAGGAGTACAGCATTACCGAGGACGGCCTGACGCAGCTGCAACACTGGCTGACCGAGACCATGCCCAAGCGGGTGCCGCGCAATGAGATGCTGCTGCGGGTCTTCTTCCTCGGCCGGGTCAGCCGGGCGCAGGCACGTGACTATCTGACCGCCATCGACGAGCTGTACGAGGCCGCGGCGCGGGACCTGCACGCGCTCTCCGACAGTGTCGACTGGGACGACACCGATCTGTCGGTGTACGGCCGTATCGCCATGGAGTGGGGCGAACGCTTCGCCGCCATGAATCGGGAGTGGGCGCGCTGGGCGCTCGAGCAGATTCCCGAGCGCCGGGCCTGA
- a CDS encoding nuclear transport factor 2 family protein — protein sequence MNSFRKAVEARDADAIEALLSDDVVFISPVAFKPYPGKAITAAILRGVMRVFEDFRYVREIADGREHALLFETKVEGKYVGGCDFLKFDADGKITELMVMVRPLSGANALAAAMGAQFEQIQREAMEQIARDTAS from the coding sequence ATGAACTCCTTCCGTAAAGCCGTCGAGGCCCGCGACGCCGATGCCATCGAGGCACTGCTGAGCGACGATGTCGTCTTCATCAGCCCGGTCGCCTTCAAGCCGTACCCGGGCAAGGCGATCACCGCGGCCATCCTGCGCGGAGTGATGCGGGTCTTCGAGGACTTCCGCTACGTCCGCGAGATCGCCGACGGCCGCGAGCACGCGCTGCTGTTCGAGACCAAGGTCGAGGGGAAGTACGTCGGCGGCTGCGATTTCCTGAAGTTCGACGCGGACGGCAAGATCACCGAGCTGATGGTGATGGTGCGCCCGCTGTCCGGGGCCAACGCGCTCGCCGCGGCCATGGGCGCACAGTTCGAGCAGATCCAGCGCGAGGCCATGGAGCAGATCGCGCGCGATACTGCCAGCTGA
- a CDS encoding MFS transporter, protein MSTVIDDAPFTGFHRRLAVACSGGPLLDGYILSIVGTALIGMTAELDLSTGDIQLIGAAALIGMFIGGALFGVLTDKIGREVMYTADLVVMAVCSIASFWAESVWLIVILRVILGMAVSADYPIATSLLGEWLPVKQRGKLLGFQIVAWYAGSVLAYVVGYLLLTFCGNGSWRWQLASAAVLCAFFLIIRQSTAPESPRWLAQHGKPDKAAGMIEKYLHVRVDPADLLEAGHAEPSHGSLRELFQPPYRKRIIFCCGFFLCQVAVLFAMLTFGPQILASFGMPSGTWMDTLGTALISLVFLIGCLPAMRLIDTIGRRPTIVWCFGLMIIPVLFIGVWPAMPALLAFLMLCLYAFFCGGPNVLDWTYPNELFPTHIRATAVGVATSVSRIGAALGTYLLPWSLDHLGMGPTFLYAAALTAVGFGICLWGAPETKGVSLESAAS, encoded by the coding sequence GTGAGCACGGTCATCGACGATGCGCCCTTCACCGGCTTTCATCGACGGTTGGCGGTGGCCTGCTCCGGCGGGCCGCTGCTGGACGGCTACATCCTCAGCATTGTGGGGACCGCGCTCATCGGTATGACCGCCGAATTGGATTTGAGCACCGGGGACATCCAGCTGATCGGCGCTGCGGCGCTGATCGGAATGTTCATCGGCGGAGCGCTTTTCGGGGTGCTGACCGATAAGATCGGCCGCGAGGTCATGTACACCGCCGACCTGGTGGTGATGGCGGTCTGCTCGATCGCCTCGTTCTGGGCCGAATCCGTCTGGCTCATCGTGATTCTGCGCGTCATTCTCGGAATGGCGGTATCGGCCGACTATCCGATCGCCACATCATTGCTGGGTGAATGGTTGCCGGTCAAGCAGCGCGGCAAACTGCTCGGTTTCCAGATCGTGGCCTGGTACGCGGGCTCGGTGCTCGCCTACGTGGTCGGCTATCTGCTGCTGACCTTCTGCGGAAACGGCAGCTGGCGTTGGCAATTGGCGAGCGCGGCGGTGCTGTGCGCGTTCTTCCTGATCATCCGGCAGAGCACCGCCCCGGAGTCGCCACGCTGGCTGGCCCAGCACGGCAAACCGGACAAGGCCGCCGGAATGATCGAGAAGTACCTGCACGTGCGGGTGGATCCGGCGGATCTGCTCGAGGCCGGTCACGCCGAGCCGTCACACGGTTCCCTGCGTGAGCTGTTCCAGCCGCCCTATCGCAAGCGAATCATCTTCTGCTGCGGCTTCTTTCTCTGCCAGGTGGCGGTGCTCTTCGCCATGCTGACCTTCGGCCCGCAGATCCTGGCCTCCTTCGGTATGCCCTCGGGTACCTGGATGGACACCCTCGGCACCGCCCTGATCAGCCTGGTCTTCCTGATCGGCTGCCTGCCCGCCATGCGCCTGATCGACACCATCGGCCGCCGCCCCACCATCGTATGGTGCTTCGGCCTGATGATCATCCCGGTCCTGTTCATCGGCGTCTGGCCCGCCATGCCCGCCCTGCTCGCCTTCCTCATGCTCTGCCTGTACGCCTTCTTCTGCGGCGGCCCGAACGTACTGGACTGGACCTACCCGAACGAGCTGTTCCCCACCCACATTCGAGCCACCGCGGTCGGCGTGGCCACCTCCGTCAGCCGAATCGGCGCCGCCCTGGGCACCTACCTGCTCCCCTGGTCCCTGGACCACCTCGGCATGGGCCCGACCTTCCTCTACGCCGCGGCCCTGACCGCGGTCGGCTTCGGAATCTGCCTCTGGGGCGCCCCGGAGACCAAAGGCGTCTCACTCGAATCCGCTGCCTCGTAA
- the fmdA gene encoding formamidase encodes MPELLFPLDSRKKFTEQQFVGHNRWHPDIPAPVTVKPGDEFRVHVREWFDGAIHNDDSAEDVLNAPLSTVHCLSGPFAVEGAQPGDLLIVDILDIGPIPQEDSGPLAGQGWGYTGIFPTDNGGGFLTEHFPDAYKAIWDFSGHTATSRHVPGVKFTGIMHPGLMGTAPSAALLSKWNAREGALIATDPLRVPPLALPPEPRDAILGSLSGSEFDRAAGEAARTAPPRENGGNQDIKNLTRGSRVFYPVFVDGAKLSVGDLHFSQGDGEITFCGAIEMGGFIDLRVDLIKNGMELYGVSENAIFMPGNEGPNYTEYLAFSGTSVTLAGEQRYLDSQLSFERACLHAIDYLTKFGYSPEQAYLLLGAAPIEGRFSGVVDIPNSCATVYIPTAIFDFPIAPTASGPARIDPGMGAPRATR; translated from the coding sequence ATGCCCGAGTTGTTGTTCCCCCTGGATTCCCGCAAGAAGTTCACCGAGCAGCAGTTCGTTGGCCACAACCGCTGGCATCCGGACATCCCGGCGCCGGTGACGGTCAAGCCCGGCGATGAGTTCCGGGTGCATGTGCGCGAATGGTTCGACGGCGCGATCCACAATGACGACTCCGCCGAGGATGTGCTGAACGCGCCGCTGAGCACCGTGCACTGCCTGTCGGGCCCGTTCGCGGTCGAGGGCGCGCAACCCGGCGATCTGCTGATCGTGGACATTCTCGATATCGGCCCCATCCCACAGGAGGATTCGGGTCCGCTCGCCGGTCAGGGCTGGGGGTACACCGGCATCTTCCCGACCGACAATGGCGGCGGCTTCCTCACCGAGCACTTCCCGGACGCGTACAAGGCCATCTGGGATTTCAGCGGTCACACCGCCACCTCCCGGCATGTGCCCGGGGTGAAGTTCACCGGCATCATGCATCCCGGGCTGATGGGCACCGCGCCGTCGGCGGCACTGCTGTCCAAATGGAATGCCCGCGAGGGCGCGCTGATCGCCACCGATCCACTGCGTGTACCCCCGCTGGCGCTGCCGCCCGAGCCCCGCGATGCCATTCTCGGATCCCTCTCCGGCAGCGAATTCGACCGTGCCGCAGGCGAAGCCGCGCGCACCGCACCCCCGCGCGAGAACGGCGGCAACCAGGACATCAAGAACCTGACCCGCGGCAGCCGCGTCTTCTACCCGGTCTTCGTGGACGGCGCCAAGCTCTCGGTGGGCGATCTGCACTTCTCCCAGGGCGACGGTGAGATCACCTTCTGCGGCGCCATCGAGATGGGCGGCTTCATCGATCTGCGCGTGGATCTGATCAAGAACGGTATGGAGCTCTACGGCGTCAGCGAGAACGCCATCTTCATGCCGGGTAACGAGGGCCCCAATTACACCGAGTACCTGGCCTTCTCGGGCACCTCGGTCACCCTGGCGGGCGAGCAGCGCTACCTGGACTCCCAGCTCTCCTTCGAACGCGCCTGCCTGCACGCCATCGACTACCTCACCAAATTCGGCTACAGCCCCGAACAGGCGTACCTGCTGCTCGGCGCGGCCCCCATCGAAGGCCGCTTCTCCGGCGTGGTCGACATCCCCAATTCCTGTGCCACCGTCTACATCCCGACCGCCATCTTCGATTTCCCCATCGCCCCCACCGCATCCGGCCCGGCCCGCATCGATCCGGGTATGGGCGCACCCCGCGCGACCCGCTGA
- a CDS encoding FmdB family zinc ribbon protein, which translates to MSLPLYEFHCPDCGSFDAGFTMAAVPDATGCPQCAGSSRRRVGGGAFVRPGSAAARLIDATKRTASEPAVVGAPAGRSNAPVTRNPLHRKLPRP; encoded by the coding sequence GTGAGCTTGCCCCTCTACGAGTTCCACTGTCCTGACTGCGGCAGCTTCGACGCCGGCTTCACCATGGCGGCCGTGCCCGATGCGACGGGCTGCCCGCAATGCGCGGGCAGTAGTCGGCGGCGGGTCGGCGGCGGCGCGTTCGTCCGCCCCGGATCGGCCGCCGCACGGCTCATCGATGCCACGAAACGCACCGCGAGCGAACCCGCCGTGGTGGGCGCTCCGGCGGGACGGTCGAACGCGCCCGTCACCCGGAATCCCCTGCACCGCAAGCTTCCCCGTCCCTGA
- a CDS encoding purine-cytosine permease family protein, translated as MSTTVTRWSRFQDWAAKDNIEDYSLRYAPKSFRKWSPMACSIAALGGIAYLADYSIGASIAVTHGAASAVVAILVAAVTIFLTGIPIAYYAAKYNLDMDLLTRGAGFGYFGSTLTSLIYASFCFIFFALEGAIMAQAMKLTFHLPLPLGYLIGSLIIIPLVLYGMSALAKFQVWTQPLWLILFAAPLVMIAISDPDGFTGFLSWAGDDGSERISAIAVGAGAGVALSLIAQIGEQVDYLRFMPEKSETPPLRWWAAVLAAGPGWVILGAAKQLCGAFLAFYVAGQVGFARATEPIEMFLGSYGSMIHNHAAALTIATVMVLLSQIKINVTNAYSGSLSWSNFFSRVLHIHPGRVVWLVLHIAIALTLMLSNMFSVLNTILGFYSNVAIAWVGAIVADLVINKGILKISPPYIEFKRAYLYPINPVGFGSMLAGSAVSIVAYFGAFGPFLQAWSPYLALAISLVLTPVIALATGGKYYLARPNPLREEIEKEPLWAGQTLLDIVDGKRYELPDMVHDCPFHGGPISSLTCTLTRNCHEQCQSPSYADTTDAAHLGLAQPTTVS; from the coding sequence ATGAGCACTACCGTCACCCGCTGGTCCCGGTTCCAGGACTGGGCGGCCAAGGACAATATCGAGGACTATTCACTGCGCTACGCGCCCAAGTCCTTTCGCAAGTGGAGCCCGATGGCGTGCTCCATCGCCGCTCTGGGCGGCATCGCCTACCTGGCCGACTACTCGATCGGCGCATCCATCGCGGTGACCCACGGCGCGGCCAGTGCGGTGGTCGCCATCCTGGTCGCCGCGGTCACCATCTTCCTGACCGGCATCCCCATCGCCTACTACGCCGCCAAATACAACCTGGATATGGATCTGCTCACCCGCGGAGCGGGTTTCGGCTACTTCGGCTCCACCCTGACCAGCCTCATCTACGCCAGCTTCTGCTTCATCTTCTTCGCGCTGGAGGGCGCGATCATGGCGCAGGCCATGAAACTGACCTTCCATCTACCGCTGCCACTGGGCTATCTGATCGGCTCACTGATCATCATTCCCCTTGTGCTGTACGGGATGTCGGCACTGGCGAAGTTCCAGGTGTGGACCCAGCCGCTCTGGCTGATCCTGTTCGCGGCACCGCTGGTCATGATCGCCATCAGCGATCCGGACGGCTTCACCGGCTTCCTGTCCTGGGCGGGCGACGACGGCAGCGAACGTATCAGCGCCATCGCGGTGGGAGCCGGTGCGGGCGTGGCACTCTCACTCATCGCGCAGATCGGTGAACAGGTCGACTACCTGCGCTTCATGCCGGAGAAGTCCGAGACGCCGCCGCTGCGCTGGTGGGCCGCCGTGCTCGCCGCCGGGCCCGGCTGGGTGATTCTCGGTGCGGCCAAACAGCTCTGTGGTGCGTTCCTGGCGTTCTACGTGGCCGGGCAGGTCGGCTTCGCCCGCGCTACCGAACCCATCGAAATGTTCCTGGGCAGTTACGGTTCCATGATTCACAATCACGCGGCCGCGCTCACCATCGCGACCGTCATGGTGCTGCTGTCGCAGATCAAGATCAATGTGACCAACGCGTATTCGGGCTCGCTGTCCTGGTCCAACTTCTTCAGCCGGGTACTGCATATCCACCCCGGCCGCGTGGTCTGGCTGGTGCTGCACATCGCCATCGCCCTCACGCTCATGCTCTCGAATATGTTCTCGGTGCTGAACACCATCCTCGGGTTCTACTCGAACGTGGCCATCGCCTGGGTGGGCGCGATCGTGGCGGATCTGGTGATCAACAAGGGGATTCTGAAGATCAGCCCGCCGTATATCGAGTTCAAGCGGGCGTACCTGTACCCGATCAATCCGGTCGGCTTCGGCTCCATGCTGGCCGGTTCGGCGGTCTCGATCGTGGCCTACTTCGGGGCGTTCGGTCCCTTCCTGCAAGCCTGGTCGCCGTATCTGGCACTCGCCATCTCGCTGGTGCTGACACCGGTGATCGCCCTGGCCACGGGCGGCAAATACTATCTGGCACGGCCGAATCCGCTGCGCGAGGAGATCGAGAAGGAGCCGCTCTGGGCGGGTCAGACGCTACTGGATATCGTCGATGGCAAGCGTTACGAACTCCCGGATATGGTGCACGACTGCCCCTTCCATGGTGGACCCATCTCCTCGCTCACCTGCACCCTCACCAGGAACTGTCATGAGCAGTGTCAATCCCCGAGCTACGCGGACACCACCGACGCCGCTCACCTCGGCCTGGCTCAGCCCACCACCGTGAGCTGA
- a CDS encoding substrate-binding domain-containing protein, with protein sequence MGHFNSRDNRATVDIALVIPLSGPAGMFGPSSEACATLAVEDINAMGGILDRPVRLHAIDSGAPLSQLAEQIGRLVDGGAVDGVVGWHLSNARKVITPRTAGRVPYVYTTFYEGGEDSDGVYMVGETPDQQLFPALRWLRAEFGVRRWCVIGNDYVWPRETARATREFTASTDIDIVGEAYLPLGSRRFGRALELIRHSPAQGVLLFMVGSDCAAFNRAFARAGLDDGRLRLSMMIGEDVLYAGGPDSTRGLHTASGYFESVITPEGMDFGSRYVRRFGSYAPALNNIGESCYEGMLLFASLAETARSLDPHLIERHAAQVSYGGPRGEVRVRGAHTTQPVFLADADALEFSVLAELEG encoded by the coding sequence ATGGGCCACTTCAATTCTCGCGATAACCGAGCCACGGTCGATATCGCGCTGGTCATTCCACTGAGTGGTCCCGCGGGTATGTTCGGGCCTTCCTCGGAGGCGTGCGCCACCCTCGCGGTCGAGGACATCAATGCCATGGGCGGCATTCTGGATCGCCCGGTGCGCCTGCATGCCATCGATTCCGGTGCGCCGCTGTCGCAATTGGCCGAGCAGATCGGGCGATTGGTGGATGGCGGCGCTGTCGACGGGGTGGTGGGGTGGCATCTGTCCAATGCCCGCAAGGTCATCACCCCGCGTACGGCGGGGCGAGTTCCGTACGTGTACACCACCTTCTACGAGGGCGGTGAGGACTCCGACGGGGTCTATATGGTCGGTGAGACGCCGGATCAGCAGCTGTTTCCGGCGCTGCGCTGGCTGCGCGCGGAGTTCGGCGTCCGGCGCTGGTGCGTGATCGGCAACGACTATGTGTGGCCGCGTGAGACCGCGCGTGCCACAAGGGAATTCACCGCCTCCACCGATATCGATATTGTCGGCGAAGCCTATCTGCCGCTGGGCAGTCGCCGCTTCGGCCGGGCACTGGAGCTGATTCGCCACTCCCCCGCACAAGGCGTGCTGCTGTTCATGGTCGGCTCGGACTGCGCTGCCTTCAATCGCGCCTTCGCGCGGGCCGGACTGGACGACGGCCGGCTGCGGCTGTCCATGATGATCGGCGAGGATGTCCTGTACGCGGGCGGTCCGGACAGCACGCGTGGATTGCACACCGCCTCAGGCTATTTCGAGAGCGTGATCACGCCGGAGGGGATGGACTTCGGTAGTCGCTACGTCCGCCGCTTCGGCAGTTACGCTCCGGCGCTGAACAATATCGGCGAATCCTGTTACGAGGGCATGCTTTTGTTCGCCTCGCTCGCCGAGACGGCCCGCAGCCTGGACCCACATCTCATCGAAAGGCATGCGGCACAGGTCAGTTACGGCGGCCCGCGCGGTGAGGTGCGCGTGCGCGGCGCGCACACCACCCAGCCGGTCTTCCTCGCCGACGCCGACGCCCTCGAGTTCAGCGTGCTCGCCGAACTCGAGGGCTGA
- a CDS encoding MarR family winged helix-turn-helix transcriptional regulator encodes MDDSTAPAALAELARLVRLASQELDRAIAACIGESSVGRWHVLTAVADGEGRSMSQLAEATLLTGASLTRLIDAMISDNLVHRRVDDADRRRVLVFPTRRGLVSCQVMTKAVHESGLDLLATGAPRLPKALTALVDHLRAAESAHV; translated from the coding sequence GTGGACGATAGCACTGCCCCGGCCGCGCTGGCGGAGTTGGCCCGACTGGTGCGCCTGGCATCACAGGAATTGGATCGGGCCATCGCGGCCTGTATCGGCGAATCCTCGGTCGGCCGCTGGCATGTGCTGACCGCGGTCGCCGATGGCGAAGGCCGCTCCATGTCGCAGCTCGCCGAGGCCACCCTGCTCACCGGTGCCAGTCTGACCCGATTGATAGACGCCATGATCTCCGACAATCTGGTGCACCGCCGCGTCGACGATGCCGACCGCCGCCGGGTACTGGTCTTCCCGACCCGCCGCGGACTGGTGAGCTGTCAGGTCATGACCAAGGCCGTTCACGAGAGCGGCCTGGACCTGCTCGCCACCGGTGCGCCCCGCCTGCCCAAGGCGCTCACCGCGCTCGTCGACCACCTGCGCGCGGCCGAATCCGCGCACGTATGA
- a CDS encoding VC0807 family protein → MTAIDTTEAAPQAAPRPGIRGMLAPVARDIAIPMAAYFGLHSMGYSDFTALLGGAVASAAIVLIPAVRARKLDPIAAIVLIGFVIGLIGALISGDPRIMIVRDSVGTAGVGLAFLISAIIGKPLTYAAMRKALAGAPERLAEIENAYRTDPAVRRTHRGIAMLWGVGLSGEAVLRVVLAYQLPISTMAWLSSVLMVATIGSLMVITARTVKRMRQAMARSAAAQHVATA, encoded by the coding sequence ATGACCGCCATCGACACCACCGAGGCCGCTCCGCAGGCGGCACCACGTCCGGGCATTCGCGGCATGCTCGCACCGGTCGCCCGCGATATCGCGATTCCGATGGCCGCGTACTTCGGACTGCACTCGATGGGCTACTCCGATTTCACCGCACTGCTGGGCGGTGCCGTGGCCTCGGCCGCGATCGTGCTGATTCCCGCCGTCCGCGCCCGCAAACTCGATCCCATCGCCGCCATCGTGCTCATCGGCTTCGTCATCGGCCTGATCGGCGCACTGATCAGCGGTGATCCGCGCATCATGATCGTGCGGGATTCGGTCGGCACCGCCGGCGTCGGCCTCGCCTTCCTGATCAGCGCCATTATCGGCAAACCGCTGACCTACGCGGCCATGCGCAAGGCCCTGGCCGGTGCCCCCGAACGCCTCGCCGAGATCGAAAACGCGTACCGGACCGATCCCGCCGTGCGCCGCACCCACCGGGGTATCGCAATGCTCTGGGGTGTGGGTCTTTCCGGCGAGGCCGTCCTCCGCGTCGTGCTCGCCTACCAGTTGCCGATCAGCACCATGGCGTGGTTGTCCAGCGTGCTCATGGTCGCCACCATCGGCTCGCTCATGGTGATCACCGCTCGCACGGTGAAGCGGATGCGTCAGGCCATGGCTCGATCCGCCGCCGCACAACACGTCGCCACCGCATAA
- a CDS encoding VOC family protein, with translation MLSTGPITQIAWVVTDVARSEEFLGRMLGAQAWTRMPDVHFGPETCTYRGAPADFTAHISLSYNGDTQYELIQPVRGASIYTEFLERGGPGLHHVCVEPPDFDAALKDAAAQGIDVVQQGNMGGQMRFAYLDGAAAGVPYIELAEVGPNMRMFFEQIKKGAL, from the coding sequence ATGCTGTCGACAGGACCGATAACCCAGATCGCCTGGGTCGTCACGGATGTGGCGCGGAGCGAGGAATTTCTCGGGCGGATGCTCGGCGCGCAGGCTTGGACCCGCATGCCCGATGTGCACTTCGGACCCGAAACCTGCACCTATCGCGGCGCACCGGCGGACTTCACCGCGCACATCTCGCTCTCCTACAACGGTGACACCCAGTACGAGCTGATCCAGCCCGTCCGCGGCGCCTCCATCTACACCGAATTCCTCGAGCGCGGCGGCCCCGGACTGCATCACGTCTGCGTCGAGCCGCCGGACTTCGACGCCGCGTTGAAAGACGCTGCCGCGCAGGGCATCGACGTCGTACAGCAGGGCAACATGGGTGGGCAGATGCGCTTCGCCTACCTCGACGGCGCGGCGGCCGGGGTGCCGTATATCGAACTCGCCGAGGTCGGACCGAATATGCGAATGTTCTTCGAACAGATCAAGAAGGGGGCGCTGTGA
- a CDS encoding FAD-binding protein, which translates to MSTKVPEVVAVESVTEWSGEFEVVVAGFGIAGGCAAVEAASRGARVLILERAAVAGGTTALAGGHFYLGGGTAVQQATGQEDSADEMYKYLLSVARDPEPDKIRAYCDGSIEHFDWLEGLGFQFERSYYPEKAVIQPGTEGLMYTGNEKVWPYRDAAVPAPRGHKVPVPGDTQGAALIIELLVKRAAALGVEVRYETGVTDLVADADGGIVGVRWRRPGETGAVKANSVVLATGGFVMNTEMVAEHVPWLAEKPFVLGTTYDDGTGLRLGAAAGGATRNMNQAFVTAPVYPPSTLLTGLIVNQQGERFVAEDSYHARTSAFVLEQPGAAAYLIVDSEHMERPMFPLAPFIDGWETVREMAEALGIPYAALQATLDRYNEHAARGADPDFHKYPDWLAPQDTGPWAAFDLTLGKALYAGFTLGGLRTSVDGEVLRDNGSPIPGLYAAGATASTLAQDGKGYASGTQLGAGSFFGRRAGAHAANRSS; encoded by the coding sequence GTGAGCACGAAGGTGCCGGAAGTCGTTGCGGTGGAGTCGGTTACCGAATGGTCCGGCGAATTCGAGGTGGTGGTGGCCGGATTCGGCATCGCGGGTGGCTGCGCGGCCGTGGAGGCGGCGTCGCGGGGCGCGCGAGTGCTGATCCTGGAGCGCGCCGCCGTGGCCGGCGGCACCACCGCGCTGGCGGGCGGGCACTTCTACCTCGGCGGCGGCACCGCGGTGCAGCAGGCGACCGGCCAAGAGGATTCGGCCGACGAGATGTACAAATACCTGCTGTCGGTGGCGCGCGATCCGGAGCCGGACAAGATCCGCGCGTACTGCGACGGCAGTATCGAACACTTCGACTGGCTGGAGGGGCTCGGATTCCAATTCGAGCGCAGCTACTATCCGGAGAAGGCGGTCATTCAGCCCGGTACCGAGGGGCTGATGTACACCGGCAATGAGAAGGTCTGGCCATATCGTGACGCGGCCGTACCCGCACCGCGCGGGCATAAGGTGCCGGTGCCCGGAGATACCCAGGGTGCGGCACTGATTATCGAACTGCTGGTCAAGCGGGCCGCCGCGCTCGGCGTCGAGGTCCGGTACGAGACCGGGGTGACCGATCTGGTCGCCGACGCCGACGGCGGAATTGTCGGTGTGCGCTGGCGCAGACCGGGCGAAACCGGTGCGGTGAAAGCGAATTCGGTGGTGCTCGCCACCGGCGGCTTCGTCATGAACACCGAAATGGTGGCCGAGCATGTGCCCTGGCTGGCCGAGAAGCCGTTCGTACTGGGCACCACCTATGACGACGGCACCGGGCTGCGGCTCGGTGCGGCGGCCGGCGGTGCGACCCGGAATATGAACCAGGCGTTCGTCACCGCGCCGGTATACCCGCCGTCGACCCTGCTGACCGGACTCATCGTGAACCAGCAGGGTGAGCGCTTCGTCGCCGAGGACTCCTATCACGCGCGGACCTCCGCTTTCGTGCTCGAACAGCCCGGCGCGGCAGCGTATTTGATCGTCGACTCCGAACATATGGAGCGGCCGATGTTCCCGCTCGCACCGTTCATCGACGGCTGGGAGACCGTGCGGGAGATGGCCGAGGCGCTCGGAATCCCTTATGCGGCACTGCAGGCCACCCTCGACCGGTACAACGAGCATGCCGCGCGCGGTGCGGATCCGGACTTCCACAAGTATCCGGACTGGCTGGCCCCGCAGGACACCGGCCCGTGGGCGGCCTTCGACCTGACCCTGGGCAAGGCGCTCTACGCGGGCTTCACCCTCGGCGGCCTGCGCACCTCCGTGGACGGAGAAGTCCTGCGCGACAACGGTTCACCCATCCCCGGCCTGTACGCGGCGGGTGCCACCGCATCGACCCTCGCCCAGGACGGCAAGGGCTATGCCAGTGGCACCCAGCTCGGTGCGGGCTCGTTCTTCGGCCGCCGCGCCGGAGCTCACGCCGCCAATCGCTCCAGCTGA